Genomic DNA from Acidimicrobiales bacterium:
ACCTGCTGACCGACGAGGAGGACGTGTTCCTCCAGGGCCAGGCGGCCCGGGCCAGCACGACGATGGGCCCCGGCGCCGCCGGCCCGGAGGCGGAGTGGGCCGCCGACGCGCCCGGCCGCTACGGCGCCTGGGACGTGGCGCTGCGGCTGCAGGAGCTGGACCGCCAGGGTGTCGTGGCCGAGGTGCTGGTGCCCGGGCACCAGTTCGCCACGCTGCCTCTGTTCAGCGTCATGAACCGGCCCTACCCGCCCGACCTGCGGATGGCCGGGCTCCGCGCCTACCACCGCTGGCTCGCCGACTTCATGGGCGAGGCCGACGGCCGCCTCTACGGCCAGGCCGACCCGGGCCCCTGCCTCGACATGGACGCCACCCTGGAGGAGCTGCGGTGGGTGGCCGAGCACGGCTTCGTCTGCGTCGGCGCCCCGGGGATCATCGAGGACGCGACCCTGCCGCCCCTGTCCGACCCCCGCTACGAGCCCTTCTGGGCGACGTGCGCCGAGCTCGACCTGCCCCTGCTCGTCCACGCCGGCTGGGGCTTTCCCCAGGGGCGCTTCCAGGACTTCGTCGCCAAGTTCCTCTCCACCCACCTCGGCGCGGCGGCGGCCGCCGAGGTCATCGCCGAGCGAGCCGCGCTCGACGACGAGGCCCGTCGGGCGCTGGTGCAGGAGTTCTCCGAGTCGCCCACCTCCCCGCTCCGCCTCGACTTCGGGCCCCGCCGGCTGCTGTGGCAGCTCATGCTGGCCGGCGTGTTCGACCGCTACCCCGACATCCGCCTCGTGCTGACCGAGGTGCGCTCGGACTGGATCCCCGTCACGCTGGCCACGCTCGACCGCTGGTGCGAGGAGAGCGG
This window encodes:
- a CDS encoding amidohydrolase family protein; the protein is MTLSDPEKLMVISADGHVGAPLAAYVDYFDDDHRDQVRDLLTDEEDVFLQGQAARASTTMGPGAAGPEAEWAADAPGRYGAWDVALRLQELDRQGVVAEVLVPGHQFATLPLFSVMNRPYPPDLRMAGLRAYHRWLADFMGEADGRLYGQADPGPCLDMDATLEELRWVAEHGFVCVGAPGIIEDATLPPLSDPRYEPFWATCAELDLPLLVHAGWGFPQGRFQDFVAKFLSTHLGAAAAAEVIAERAALDDEARRALVQEFSESPTSPLRLDFGPRRLLWQLMLAGVFDRYPDIRLVLTEVRSDWIPVTLATLDRWCEESGAPLALKPSEYWHRHCYATPSSIHRAEVEARHEVGVDRLMFGMDYPHPEGTWPDTWDWIRVAFAGVPEDEARAILGHNALRCFGLDSDRLAPVAERVGPSPADVLGGGHRVDPRAVEHFHQRAGFARPTEDVDTAAVEQLVAEDALALLSGT